The Verrucomicrobiota bacterium genome includes the window TTTTGGAAACTATTCGCCATTGCGGCAAAGATGAAGAATCGAGGCTAAAGCTTATCTCTCTTTATTCTCGTATACTAAGGGCTGCGGAGGCTGACCGAAGAGACATAGTTGGCATCTTGGATGACGACCGAAGCCTTGTAAAATACCTGGACCAATTTCTGCAAGCTAACCATTACAAGACAATGTCAGCAACCAATAGTAAAGCTTTTCTGAATTTATGCTCCTCAAAGAAACCCTCCCTAATCCTTCTCGATATAGGCATGCCGGATATGGATGGAGGCGAGATGATGAACATCTTACACTCAAATCCTGACACGGCGGAAATACCGATCATTTTCATGAGCGGCATTATCGATAAAAACGAAGAGTCCTATTTGAACCGAAGCTCCGTAAATAATATTCGCTACCTGGCTAAGCCATTTGAAAATGAAGTTCTCATCAGTGAGATAAACCAATCATTACACAAAAGTGAAACTAGTTTGTCCTATGTGGCCTCTGATGAGGTCAATAGCATTCGTCTACGTATTACTCGACGAATGAATTCTTCAGGTCTCATGATAAAAAGCGTCAATATGCTTATTACCAAAATAGAAGAACTCATGGTTGAAATGCAGTATACTCGAGATAATTTAATTCCCGTAATCAACACCCTTTTTGAAAAAGGAAAGGTCTATATTGAATCAACAGACTTCGCCGAAAAGTGGGAGTTGATGAATGATACTCACCCAGATAAATCAATCGTTCTTTCTGCTTTGGATGCTTACGCATAACGATTTAATTTCTCATGCCTCATCCTTATAATTAACCCACCTATGTTGGTTACAAGTGACAGGGGGTAGATTTTTAAAACTGATTGCTAAAGCCTAAGTCTAGGTGTTCGATATACTACGCTATGTCCACTGTAGAAGAAGATGTTCCAATAAATGAGCCCGGGATTAATATTCAAGAGTATAGTGGTAAATACTTAACATTCGTTCTAGGAGAAGAATCTTTTGGTGTTGCAGTTATCAAAGTCCGTGAAATCATTCGAATGCAAGAAGTTACAGAAGTTCCTCAAATGCCAGCCCATATCAAGGGGGTCATCAACCTTCGAGGAAAAATTATTCCTATTGTAGACCTTCGCATCAAATTCAATTTAGAGATGCAAGAGCTAACTAACAAAGCTTGTATCATCGTTGTTCAAGTCCTTAGTAAAGAGGGCTCTGCAAGCCAAATGGGCATTATTGTGAATGCAGTTGAGGAGGTGACCAACATCTCTGGGGAAGCCATAGAAGAGGCTCCTAGTTTTGGGAACCAGCTCGACCAAAATTACATTCTAGCCATCGCTAAGATTAAAGATAAGGTCAAAACCCTTTTAGATATCGACACTATATTAGAGCCAGAGGATTTAGTTGGCCAAAGTAGTGCTTTCATGGATTTTTAATTAACATTTCAAATGTATAGCGAACCAAACCAAGGGGCATATACACTTATACAGCTCTAATTTACAATTTGACTCCAGATTATTATGAACGATTTTACAATGGCTAGTCATAAGTCTTCAAACCTCCCTCCAAAAAGTATGTCAGAAAGCCAGAAACAAGTCCTTGTGATGGACGACGAACCTTTGCTTGCTAAATTCTTCACCCGTGCATTAGGAAGGATTAATTGCAATGTCCACATCGCCCACAATGGCCAATCTGCAGTAGAAACTTTTAAAAATCTCACGGACGAAGGCATGCATATTGATCTTATCATCCTAGATATAAATGTTGGAGACGGTCTTGGAGGCAAAGAAACTTTTGATGAAATCATAAAAATAGACCCTCAGGCAAAAGTCGTTGCCTGTAGTGGAGCTTCCCTGGACCCCTTGATTACCCATTATGCCGATTATGGTTTCGTTGGCGCTATTGCCAAACCCGTGCAAGTCAATGAGCTCACGCAAAAGGTTCTATCTTTTCTAGTGTAGTGACTGTAATTGAAGCCGATATACAATTATCACTTCAATTATCTATGACGCCTTTAACCGACAAAGAATACACCTATATCAAGAATCTAATCTATGATAAAAGCCGAATTGACTTAGGTGATAATAAACGAGAACTCGTTAGCTCTAGACTCGGCAAACGCCTTCGAGCAACACAAAAGGGGTCTTACCAAGAATATCTCAAATTTCTGCAAGCAGACGATTCTGGAACAGAACTGACACATCTAATCGACGCGATATCAACAAACCACACCTACTTTTTCAGGGAATACAAGCATTTTGAATTCTTGGATTCCTCGGTCTTACCTTGGCATAGCACTCAAGTCAAAAAAGCGGGCAAACGACCTTTTAAAGTCTGGAGTTGTGCGAGTTCATCAGGAGAAGAACCTTATTCACTTGCAGTACATTTAGAGGAATATTCGCAGAAGGACAAAAATTTTTGCTGGACTATTGACGCGACAGATATCTCCACAAATGTCCTAGATAAAGCTAGAAAAGGCATTTACGCCGAAGAACGTTTAAAAGAAGTTAGAAAAGATCAATTAGCCAATTTCTTTCAAAAGGGAACGGGAAAATGGACAGGTTATTACCGTGTAAAAGACCCCTTGCGGAGTAAAGTAAATTTTCACCACCTTAATCTATTACAATCAAGGTATCCCTTTCAAAAGCCCTTCGACGTCATTTTTGTTCGCAATGTGATGATCTATTTTGATAGAGAGACGCAAGAACAGTTAGTGAATCAACTTCATAACAGTTTGCGCCCTGGTGGTTATCTAATGATAGGTCACTCTGAAAGTTTGACCAATATTAGGCATCCATTTCAAGTCGTTAAGCCAGCCATTTACCGAAAGAATGAAACATCCCAATGAATACTCATAAAAAAATAAAAGTCCTTATAGTAGATGACTCTGCAGTAGTCAGGCGCATGACATCAGAAGTTTTAGGATCTGACCCTGAAATCGAAGTGATAGGGACGGCGCTAGATCCATATATTGCTAGAGAGATCATGCTTAAAAATAACCCAGACGTATTGACCCTTGATATAGAGATGCCCAGAATGGACGGTCTCACATTTCTCAAGATTATCATGGAGAAAAGGCCCATGCCTGTAATCATCATGAGTTCTTTGACACAACAGGGCTCAGAACATGCTTTAAAGGCACTACAACTCGGTGCGATTGATATCATGCCAAAACCGGATGGCAGTTTTTCAGTAGGAGCTCTTAAAGAAACACTCATTGATAAAGTAAAAGCGGCGGCCACTGCTCGCATGTCTGCCCATAGAGGCTTAATGGGAAAAAAACCCAGCACACCCTCAGCGCAAACATCGCGTGTAAACTTATCTAATGCACAAAATTCAACCCAAGCCCTACAGCCTTCCCGCCAAACCTCTAGCGTCAATTTATCATCTGCGTCTCGTCCTGCAGCCGCTACCACACCCAATCAATTTAATTCAAAACAGATTATTCTTATCGGATCATCAACCGGAGGCACAGAAGCTTTGAGAGAAGTACTTACTCGTATGCCTGCATCGATCCCACCAATAGCTATTGTCCAACATATTCCTCCTTATTTTTCTAATGCATTAGCAAATCGTCTCAATGGCATATGTCCATTTGAAGTACGTGAGGCAAAAGATAATGATAAGCTCCACGCTGGATTGGTCCTTATAGCGCCAGGAGATTACCATATGCTGTTACAATGGAAAAACAACAGTTACTCTGTTCAGCTAAAGCAAGGCGCACCTGTTTGGCATCAACGGCCAGCTGTGGATATTCTCTTTGCCTCAGCTGTAAACTGTAACCCTGAACATTCCGTAGCCACGGTATTAACGGGCATGGGTAAAGATGGTGCAGATGGGTTGCTCAAACTTAAAAACGCAGGTTGTATGACTTTCGCTGAGCATGAAGATTCATGTATTGTTTATGGCATGCCTAGAGTTGCCAAGGAAATCGGAGCTGCCAAAGAAATGGTCCATCTTGATAATATGGCTAGTAGACTGATGCATGCTGTGAGCAGAAAAAAAGCCGTCGCCTGATAAAGCCGGTAATTATATCTACCTAAGCGGAATATTCTTCCTCTTGATCAACTTCTCAGCCTGCACAATAAAAATTTTTACTAATTAGTTATTAACAACTTCCGATACCTAAAAGCGGAAGTTATGTCAATATCAGTAGGCGGATTTTTTAGTGGACTAGACACCTCATCTATTGTGAGCCAGTTAACAGCTCTCAATCGCATACCCATTAATTTATTAGAAATAGAAAAATCTGAACTCAACACTGCTGATGAAGCGTACGGCTTTGTTGACAGTAGTCTAGAAAGCCTTAAAGACAAACTGTCATCAGTCGACGACGCAAGCGATTTTGATCTTAGAACTGTCTCTACGTCTGTATCGACAGTGGGCACGGCTTCAGTTACCTCTTCTGCAGAAGTTGGTTCATTTTCTTTAGAAATCACACAAGTTGCCACTGCATCTACTTTTACCAGTGGAAAATCTAGTGCTATTCCAGCTGCTACAGACACAGTCTCAAATGTTTTCGGAAGCACTGCAGTAGGAACCTTTACTATTAATAATGTAGAAATAACACTCGATGGAACAGAGCAACTTGATGACGGAGCCTCCACCGGTCTAGTTGGTAAAATCAATCAAGCACTAACCGACGCAGGTGAATCCATTAGTATTGCCTACGCATCAGGGACAGGCCTTTTCACCATAACTTCTAGCAGTCAGCCCTTGATTGTCTCCTCAGGCACAAGTGACTTTTTGCAACAAGCTCAACTTTTTAATAATGCCTCTACTTCAATTACTTCATCAAATTCTATAGGACGTATTAATGCAAGCTCTGCGTTGTCAGGACAAAGTTTAGCTGCAAGTTTAACATCTAGCGGATCTATTGTGATTAATGGTGTAGAAGTCTCTTATACTGATACGGACACCTTACAAAATGTGCTTGACCGAATCACCTTAAGTAACGCTGGTGTAGCTGCTAGCTACGACAATTACAATGACCAAGTCATCTTTACGGCCAAAGACCGGGGATCAAATAGTATCACTGTTGCCAACGGAACAACGGGTAATCTAGTAGAAGCTCTCAATTTAAATAGCGGAACACTAGCAGTAGGCCAAACTACCAAATTTAAAGTAGATGGGGGCGCTGAAAGAGAAAGCCAAGATCAAACCCTCACTGAATTAGAGTTAGGTAAAAATGGAGTCACTTTTAATGCTATTGAAACAGGCACGACAACTCTAACAACTGATGTAGATGTGACAGGCATCAGAAACAATATTGAGTCACTCATTGAGCAATACAATGGGACTCAAAACCTTGTCGACAGTTACATCAGAATCGATACGAATGATATTACTAATAGTGGAACACTTTCTGCGGAAGGAAGCCTCACTTTTCTCCCCCAAGAACTACGCGACGCCTTTCTAAGCACTATTAACCCTACTTCAGGCGCCAGCATTGTCACAGCTCTTGACCTTGGAATAGAAAGTAACTCTGATGATAACACCGTAACTCTTTCCGATAGCACCGCATTAGAAAATGCCTTACGGGACAATTTAGATGAGGTTATCAGTCTCTTTACAGATTTTGAGTCAGGTATTGCAAATGCTATAGAAAACACGATAGAGGCCTACGCTACAGGTATAGAAAATGTTATTGAAAACAGACGGGAAGCTATTGATGATGAAATCCAGCGAATTGATGATGAAATAGAGCTAACAGAGGCTCGCGTGGAAGCTGAAAGGGTGTTTTTAGAATCTCAATTCGCCCTACTGGAACAAACACAAGCTCAGACGGGAGCATTTGGAAGCATCCTATCATCTAGTTTACCACCAACTTAGAGGTACTAATTATGCAAGTCATTATTGATTCTGAAACAGTTGAAATAGAAACAAAGACAAGTAACAACTTCGAAGATGCCTGCTCGCTCATCATGCAATGGTTAGTGCAGCGAGATCGTTCTATTTCAAAGTGTAAAATAGATGGCAAGCTTATTGAAACAATTGAAGAAGCTCGCTGCTTATTTAATGTCAACTCTTCACTTGAAATTGAGTCCATCCCGGTTGCTGTAGCATTGTATCAATCTGTAGGTGAACACTGTGATTCCTTAAAAAGAATTGAAGAAGATTGCGATGAGCTAGTAACTGATAGCCTACTGGAAGAACCTGAAGTATTGCTAAGACAATGGCAAAGCCTCTGTCACAAACTCAAACAAGAAATAGGTTTTTTGCCTAATTTAGCACCCCTGCTAACAGACGAACAACTTGATAGCCTGATTGAGAAAAACCTCACAGAGCTAAACGCCATCATGAATGATATTCAAAAAGCTCTTAGCAAGGCAGATGTTGTCGCTTTCTCAGATATCCTGGAATTACGCTTATCCGTATGGATTTCCAATTTTAGTGAATTTTTACTTACCCAGCATAAGATGTTAGAACCCATTGCTAAAGAACAGACTTCTCCATGAATCCAAGACAGCTCTATTTAGAAAGCCAGGTTAATTCCGCAACCCCAACAGGACTTATCATCATGTTATATGATGGGTTGCTACGCTTTGCTGAAGGAGCAGTTAAAAATCTAAAAGAGAATACCAATACTTCGAATACTGAGGCTGCTGAGGCTGTAACACGCTGCAATAAAATCCTAACCGAATTGAATGTATCTCTCGATCACCAAGTAGACCAAGAATTCTGCTCTCGTATGTCTGAGCTTTACGCCTTTTTCATCAGTCAATTTAACGAGGCTGTCCAACAGAAAAATGCTCAATACATCGAAGATGTTATTCCCATGATTACAACTCTTCGAGACGCCTGGGGGGAAGCGGAAGTTAAACCCGATGATCAGCCTAATAAGGAAACAAGAGCCGCATAATTTCATAGCCTCTGAGGCCTGAAAGCCATGGCTAAATCCCAAGTTGATAACTCTTCTCGAGGCTCTCTAGAAAGAATTCTCTTTGTCGAATCAGTAGATCAAACCGAAACCTATTTTACCAAGGGCCTGCGCCAAGGCGCTACTCAATCAGGCGCTATATGCGAAGTAATCTTCCTGCGTGACAGTAAAAAGCAATTAAAGGCTGAAGACCAGATTCTTAAAGAAACAGTGGATTATGACCCTGATCTCATTGTTTTTATCATGGATTCACCTCTATGTTTCCCAAACCTATGGAAACGAATGGATAAGCTCCGAAACATACCAAAGTGGTCCTTTTGGTATGACGACTTCATGCGTAGTCCCCTCACACTTGAATCTCCCGATACTTGGAATGATTGGCAAAAGAACTATCATGTCACTTGTTTTATATGGGATGGATACTGGAGGCAAAAGTGGCAAGAATTCACTGGTCATCAAGCCCTAGCAACACACCTGGCAGCTTCTCCTACTCAGTTCAACCCGCAAGCCAGCCCTTTGTACCCGGAACTAAAGGAATTTGCTGTTATGACAGGGACGATTCCTTCTCAAATCAACTTAAGAGATGAAGCAGAAGCCCTACCCGTCACCATTCGAAGATGCTTGCAAGAAACGATAGAGACCCTTAGCTGTGAGCCATGGCCTATTCGCCCTTACGAAACCTTCAACCAGGTTATTCTTAATTCCTCCATGAAGTCGCAAACCGTGACCCAGGCTTGGCTACTAGAACCTCATCATCAATATAGCCTGAATCAATTGTTATGGCAGTGGAGCAAAAGAATCGTGAGGCTTAGAGGCTTATCTGCGGCATCAGATATAGGACCCGTCGCGGTTTTGAGCGGCCATCACTTACAAAGCTATGCCTGTGAACAAGAAATTCGCAGCGCATTGCCCCGAAATGCTGAATTTAAATTTTACGATACAACAGATATTTCTTCTCATGACTGGAGCGCCCTTTACCGATCAGGACTGATTCAACTGCAATTCACCGACCCTCAATCCATACAAGGAGGTATCCCCTTTCGTGTCTTCGAATGCGCTGCGAGCCAAGCCCCTCTAATTACAGATTCTCGCCCTGAGCTTGCTTTACTGTTCCCAGAGCGTAGCTCTATCTACTTATGCCAGGATGAGAATGACTTATGCCAGAAGCTTTCCACGAACGAATGGAAAGACTGTCCATCCACTCAACTCACCTATCAAAATTTCTTGGACAATCACACTTGGGTCAAACGGTGGCAGCAATTACTGAGAACTTATCTCATCCACTTGATCGGTGGAGAAAATGAGCATTCCACCCATTCGATACGTCAATTATCTCAATCTTCTTCAAATAGAGCCGATTTTAATGGGGAAGAGTAATACCTATTATGCGAGTTGCATACCCAAAAACAGCTGAAGAGCTTATTCTTCATGAATCAAGGTTCTTGCTAGATGCTACTTCTGTGACTAAGGACAGTGTCCGCCAGGTCAGTCTTGCCCAAAAGCTAGAGGAGTACATCCTACGAATAGGCTATTCAAATACGCATGTCATGGGCATCGTTATCCAACTCATGACTCGAGGAAAGCTTATGATCGAATTCCGCAAGTATAGGGAACGACTCGAACTCATGGATAATAGTGACATTATTTCTCGAGCTCAGGCAGTCACTCTCTTTGACGATTCTATTGCCAACCTTAATAAAAAAGACCCATCAATTAGAGTTGAAAGTGATCACAACCTCACCCAACGAATCGTTATTCAGCCTCGAGAATCCCAATAAACACCAAACACTTATTTGATACTCAGGATGTTGCAATGCTTTCGATGCTGTGTTAGTTTGACAGATAATGCCTAGAGATAAAGAGTCACCTCGTTCGCCTAAATTGCCTAAGCCACCTCAACGTGGCCCCAATGGTGAGGGTAACGATAATAAAAATAACCGCCCACCCAACCAAAGCAACTGGAAAAGTCTACTGCTCTTTTCTTCACTGCTATTTATTCTAATTTTATGCTTATACTGGAATAAACAGCATTCATCTGCCGGCGAAACCACGATGGAGCTACCGCAATTTTACAACATGCTTCAACAAGAACGCATCAAGGATGTCACTCTTGTCAAAGAACCTGCTAACCAGATTACCTACTTACAAGGACGTTATATCACTGAAATATCTAATTTTGATACCGGCTCGACCAGCGAAAAAGACCGTTACAAGAAATTTCGCACCTATGTAATTCTTGACCTGGAAGGCGAAAAACTAGAAAAGGCCATAGCTGAGAGCAACATTAAAAATCTTCCCCATAAATACAACCATGACCAATTCTGGCAGGCTTTCTTCAGCGTGTTGCCATTTATCCTATTCATCGTGCTTATGTACTTTATTTTTCGCCAGCAAATCAAAATGGCAGGCAAATCTGCATTCAACTTTGGGCGCAGTAAGGCCAAGATGATGAATAAGGAGAAAAATAAGATTACTTTCAAAGACGTTGCTGGCGTCGACGAAGCCAAAGAAGAAGTTCAGGAAATTGTGGAATTTCTTAAAGACCCCAGAAAGTTCCAACGCTTGGGTGGAAAAATCCCCAAAGGAGTTATGATGGTCGGCCCACCAGGGACAGGAAAAACCCTTCTTGCTAAAGCTATTGCCGGAGAAGCTGATGTCCCCTTCTATGGGATAAGCGGTTCTGATTTCGTGGAAATGTTTGTCGGTGTGGGAGCATCCAGAGTTCGTGATATGTTCGAACAGGGGCGTAAATCAGCACCTTGCCTTATTTTCATTGACGAAATTGATGCCGTAGGGCGCAGCCGTGGTCACGGACTGGGCGGCGGCCATGATGAGCGTGAGCAAACTCTCAATGCTATGCTTGTAGAAATGGACGGAATAGACACACAAGAAGGTGTCATCATTATAGCTGCTACAAACCGCAAAGACGTCTTGGACCCAGCCTTGCTTCGCCCCGGCCGATTTGACCGTGAAGTCATGATTAATCTGCCTGACGTCAAAGGTCGTGAACAAATACTCAAAGTCCATTCTCAAAAAGTAAAACTAAATGAGAAGGTGGAGCTCAGCAAAATCGCTCGCGGTACACCCGGCTTTTCAGGCGCTGAAATCGCTAATCTAATCAATGAAGCTGCTCTTCTCGCTGCACGCCGTGATGCCGAGTCGATTGAGCAATTTGATCTAGAAGAAGCTAGAGATAAAGTGCGCTGGGGCCGTGAAAGACGTTCTATGGCCATGACAGAGGAAGAGAAAAGAAATACTGCTTATCATGAAGCCGGTCACGCTCTACTTAATGTTATCCTTCCCAATACAGACCCCCTTCATAAAGTATCTATTATCCCCCGAGGCCCTTACTTAGGAGTAGCTATGTATCTTCCTGAGAAGGACCAGATCAGCTACTACAAGCTTAAGCTTTTAGACCTCATGTGTGTTACTATGGGGGGACGGGTTGCTGAAGAAGTATTCTTAGGGGATGTATGTAGCGGTGCCGCCGGAGATATCCGTCAAGTTACTACCATAGCTCGAAAAATGATATGCGAGTGGGGCATGAGCGAAAGACTAGGCATGGTGGAATATGGAGATCATGAAGATTATGTCTTTTTAGGTAGGGAAATTGGGAAATCACGTGGTTACAGTGAATCTACCGCCCAATCCATCGACAAAGAAGTTCTAGATCTTGTCAATTCTGCTTACGATAAGGCATCGAGCATGATCAGAGAAAACAAAGACAAAGTTGATCAGATTGCGAAAGCTCTGCTCGAGTACGAAACACTAGATGGAAAACACATTGAGGAAATTGTGGAATTTGGCGAAATTAAAAACCCGCCACCTAAGAACCCGGATCCCCCGGCTACGCCATTACCCAAAGAACCATTGGAATCTAAGGAGAAATCGTCCGCATCAGGACCAGATGACGACGTCCTACCAGGTCTTGAGGGTGCACCTGCTGGAGCCTAATGCCCCCGAATTTTTCTCAAGACATTCAGCTTACAGCCAATCAATATCATGAATAATTGTATCTTTGGCCTTAGCTGATGTTTGGGGATAATCAAGCGTGTAATGAAGACCTCGGCTTTCCTTACGCTGGAGAGCTGATTCTACAATAATCGAGCAGGTATGCACTAGATTCCTCAGTTCAAGCAAATCAACAGCCACCTTGAAGTCCCAATAATATGCTTGGATCTCCTGATTGAGTATTCCCAACCTAGTTTTAGCACGCTCTAGTCTCTTATTTGTTCTTACAATACCTACATAATCCCACATCAACTGTCTAATTTCGCGCCAGTTATGGGAAACGACAACCCTCTCATCAGGATCATCAGCATCACCTTCCTCCCAATCTGTCACCTGGAGCTCATCATCCTTATTCTTGGCCTGTTCTACGGCAAGATCGTGACATCGGTGTGCCATTACAAGGGCCTCCAATAATGAATTACTTGCTAACCGATTTGCACCATGTAGACCGGAGTGAGCCACTTCTCCTATGGCAAATACCCCAGGTAGAGTAGTTGCTCCATTCACATCTACCTGGATGCCTCCACACTGATAGTGAGCTGCAGGTACTACAGGAATAGGCTCACTAGATGCATCAATTCCATTTCTAAGACAATAGGAATAGATGTTCGGAAAACGAGTTTCAATGAAGTCTTTGCCACGATGCCTTATATCCAAATACACACAGTCTGCGCCAGATTTCTTCATCTCGGCGTCAATTGCCCTTGCTACTATATCGCGCGAGGCCAAGGATCCCCTTTCGTCGTAATCGAAAGCAAATTCAAGCCCCAGTTTATTTACCAATTTAGCCCCTTCCCCACGCAAAGCTTCTGATATGAGAAAGGATTTCGTTAATGGGTGATGCAAACAGGAAGGATGAAACTGGATAAACTCCATATTTACAATGGGAATACCTGCCCGAAAAGCCATTGCCACTCCGTCTCCTGTCGCAATATCAGGATTAGAAGTATATAAATAAGTTTTTCCACAACCACCGGTAGCCAATATGGTCACAGAAGATAAAAAAGTTTTTACCACTCTACTTTTAGGATCGAACACATAGATACCTACACACCGCTTTTCTCCAGAAAGACCCAGCTTATCACTTACAAGAAGATCGATAGCAAAATAATTTTCGAATACCTCAACTCGTTCATCTAGTTCGATTGCTTTGATGAGAGCACGCTCTATCTCTTTGCCTGTCATGTCGGCAGCATGTAGGACTCGCCTCTTGCTGTGCCCCCCCTCTTTACCTAAATCTAACGCGCCTTTCTCCTTTGCCGTGACATTATCCCGCTCCGAAAAACGCACCCCAAGATCAATCAACTCCTGAATACGCTGAGGACCATCCGCCACTACATCTCTTACTACCGTTTCATTACATAAGCCAGCTCCAGCTCTTAAGGTATCCTGAATGTGGAGTTCGAACGAGTCCTCCTCAGAAGTTACACAGGCAACTCCTCCTTGAGCATAGTTCGTGTTGGATTCCCTGCGGTTTTTCTTTGTTACGACTGCAACTTTGCCGTGTTTTGCGAGCTTCAGTGCTAAACTCAACCCCGCAATTCCACTGCCTAAAATAATAAAATCAAAAGATCTACTCATCTACCAACTTTACTCTACATCATGCTTTCTTTATAGCTTCTACAGGTATGGACTCGCACATATCCCGCCAGCCTAGGAAATTCCAAGTATTGGGAAAACCTGAACACTGATGTGGTTTAACTTGATTGACAACACAATGATTCTTACCGTCCAAGAAGACACACTCATGTGTTACTTTATTTTTGAGGATTAGGCATTGCCTAGAAGGATGCAAATCCGTGTAACGTTTTGTGAACTCCAAGACTGGCATATTAAGGTATTCTGCTAACCGATCGAGATCACTTTCTTTAAGTGTGACCTGTCCTGGCCAACGGCAACAATTTCCACATCTTTGACATTGATAAAAAACTTGCATGGGTATCTATTTATCACTATCTTCTCATTCCCATTTCTGCAAAGGAAAAAGAAAAGGAGCTGTAGCTCAATTGGTTAGAGCACTGCCCTGTCACGGCAGGGGTTGCGGGTTCGAGTCCCGTCAGCTCCGGACCTCTAGGTAGAGATAGCCCTTAAGCCCTTACTTAGAAAGATCCTCATCTTTAATAGATTATTCTAATTACATAAACGCTAGGTAAAGAAATATAATAACTGGCCCAAGAAAGGCAATAGCATACATCAAGGCCCCCCAACGTGGAGCATCAAGTCCTTTTACAGCTCTGTAAAGTTTGATCGCGACAAGAGAGGTTAAAATACCAAAGAATACGACAGCACAATAAATCAATCGTTGCATCTGCTCTGGCGTTAAATTATCTATCTCAACGTACATATCAATTTCCACTTCCTAGCAGACTATTGCCCAACTATACGACTTCTTTAATATAAGATAGGATATCCCTGGATTAAAAGAAAAAGACTTCTAGAACTTCTTTTATAACAAGAAGGTCGAGCATACAATTTTGCATTTCTAGACTCTCGCTGTATGTAGGTTCATATGATAGGTTTGCTTTCCTAGATAAAGGAACTAGTATCATACAATGGCCAGTCCACCCAAAGCCTTAGCAAAACAGCTACTAGACTCCTATGAGAGAGTAGGTGGTATTAATAACATTGATAATGCTAACCTTCCTTCCAAGAGTGCTATCAAAGATATCTGTTGCCAACTCCTTGAGCTCCTTTTCCCAGGCTATTATTGCAACGAGATTATCCGTTCGAGCTCTGCGGAAGCTATCACTACGAACAAAATAGTTCATCTTCACCAGGTCCTCTCACTAGAGATTACTAAGAGTCTGGAATTTTCACCTCCCGAAGGTGAGCTACTTGGGGATTACAATCAAAAGGCCAAAGACTTGACATGCAACTTCCTACAAAAGCTACCCGAACTTCG containing:
- a CDS encoding response regulator; protein product: MDSNASPEQKEILETIRHCGKDEESRLKLISLYSRILRAAEADRRDIVGILDDDRSLVKYLDQFLQANHYKTMSATNSKAFLNLCSSKKPSLILLDIGMPDMDGGEMMNILHSNPDTAEIPIIFMSGIIDKNEESYLNRSSVNNIRYLAKPFENEVLISEINQSLHKSETSLSYVASDEVNSIRLRITRRMNSSGLMIKSVNMLITKIEELMVEMQYTRDNLIPVINTLFEKGKVYIESTDFAEKWELMNDTHPDKSIVLSALDAYA
- a CDS encoding chemotaxis protein CheW — its product is MSTVEEDVPINEPGINIQEYSGKYLTFVLGEESFGVAVIKVREIIRMQEVTEVPQMPAHIKGVINLRGKIIPIVDLRIKFNLEMQELTNKACIIVVQVLSKEGSASQMGIIVNAVEEVTNISGEAIEEAPSFGNQLDQNYILAIAKIKDKVKTLLDIDTILEPEDLVGQSSAFMDF
- a CDS encoding response regulator; translation: MNDFTMASHKSSNLPPKSMSESQKQVLVMDDEPLLAKFFTRALGRINCNVHIAHNGQSAVETFKNLTDEGMHIDLIILDINVGDGLGGKETFDEIIKIDPQAKVVACSGASLDPLITHYADYGFVGAIAKPVQVNELTQKVLSFLV
- a CDS encoding protein-glutamate O-methyltransferase CheR codes for the protein MTPLTDKEYTYIKNLIYDKSRIDLGDNKRELVSSRLGKRLRATQKGSYQEYLKFLQADDSGTELTHLIDAISTNHTYFFREYKHFEFLDSSVLPWHSTQVKKAGKRPFKVWSCASSSGEEPYSLAVHLEEYSQKDKNFCWTIDATDISTNVLDKARKGIYAEERLKEVRKDQLANFFQKGTGKWTGYYRVKDPLRSKVNFHHLNLLQSRYPFQKPFDVIFVRNVMIYFDRETQEQLVNQLHNSLRPGGYLMIGHSESLTNIRHPFQVVKPAIYRKNETSQ
- a CDS encoding chemotaxis response regulator protein-glutamate methylesterase, which translates into the protein MNTHKKIKVLIVDDSAVVRRMTSEVLGSDPEIEVIGTALDPYIAREIMLKNNPDVLTLDIEMPRMDGLTFLKIIMEKRPMPVIIMSSLTQQGSEHALKALQLGAIDIMPKPDGSFSVGALKETLIDKVKAAATARMSAHRGLMGKKPSTPSAQTSRVNLSNAQNSTQALQPSRQTSSVNLSSASRPAAATTPNQFNSKQIILIGSSTGGTEALREVLTRMPASIPPIAIVQHIPPYFSNALANRLNGICPFEVREAKDNDKLHAGLVLIAPGDYHMLLQWKNNSYSVQLKQGAPVWHQRPAVDILFASAVNCNPEHSVATVLTGMGKDGADGLLKLKNAGCMTFAEHEDSCIVYGMPRVAKEIGAAKEMVHLDNMASRLMHAVSRKKAVA
- the fliD gene encoding flagellar filament capping protein FliD translates to MSISVGGFFSGLDTSSIVSQLTALNRIPINLLEIEKSELNTADEAYGFVDSSLESLKDKLSSVDDASDFDLRTVSTSVSTVGTASVTSSAEVGSFSLEITQVATASTFTSGKSSAIPAATDTVSNVFGSTAVGTFTINNVEITLDGTEQLDDGASTGLVGKINQALTDAGESISIAYASGTGLFTITSSSQPLIVSSGTSDFLQQAQLFNNASTSITSSNSIGRINASSALSGQSLAASLTSSGSIVINGVEVSYTDTDTLQNVLDRITLSNAGVAASYDNYNDQVIFTAKDRGSNSITVANGTTGNLVEALNLNSGTLAVGQTTKFKVDGGAERESQDQTLTELELGKNGVTFNAIETGTTTLTTDVDVTGIRNNIESLIEQYNGTQNLVDSYIRIDTNDITNSGTLSAEGSLTFLPQELRDAFLSTINPTSGASIVTALDLGIESNSDDNTVTLSDSTALENALRDNLDEVISLFTDFESGIANAIENTIEAYATGIENVIENRREAIDDEIQRIDDEIELTEARVEAERVFLESQFALLEQTQAQTGAFGSILSSSLPPT
- the fliS gene encoding flagellar export chaperone FliS, producing MNPRQLYLESQVNSATPTGLIIMLYDGLLRFAEGAVKNLKENTNTSNTEAAEAVTRCNKILTELNVSLDHQVDQEFCSRMSELYAFFISQFNEAVQQKNAQYIEDVIPMITTLRDAWGEAEVKPDDQPNKETRAA